A region of [Bacteroides] pectinophilus DNA encodes the following proteins:
- the codY gene encoding GTP-sensing pleiotropic transcriptional regulator CodY, producing MSVQLLDKTRKINKLLHNNHSQRVEFNDICAVLSGILESNILVISKKGKVLGTGFCDGVDRIDELIFDKVGGFVDQMLNERLLSVLSTKENVNLATLGFAEENVRKFQALLAPIDIGGERLGTLFMYKSDNNYEIEDIILCEYGTTVVGLEMMRAVTDENAEEVRKQQIVKSAISTLSSSELEAIKHIFKELDGEEGILVASKIADKVGITRSVIVNALRKFESAGVIESRSSGMKGTYIKVINDVVFDELKKLD from the coding sequence ATGAGCGTTCAATTATTGGATAAGACAAGAAAAATCAATAAGCTATTACACAATAATCATTCACAGCGAGTTGAGTTTAACGATATCTGTGCGGTATTGAGCGGAATTCTTGAATCAAACATACTCGTTATAAGTAAGAAAGGCAAGGTGCTGGGAACAGGATTCTGTGATGGTGTTGACAGAATTGATGAGCTTATCTTTGATAAGGTCGGTGGCTTTGTAGATCAGATGCTTAACGAAAGACTGCTTAGCGTGCTGTCAACCAAAGAGAATGTTAATCTTGCGACACTCGGATTCGCTGAAGAGAATGTACGTAAGTTTCAGGCACTGCTTGCTCCTATTGACATAGGCGGTGAGAGACTTGGAACACTCTTTATGTATAAGAGCGATAATAACTATGAGATAGAAGATATTATACTTTGTGAGTATGGCACTACGGTAGTCGGACTTGAGATGATGCGTGCCGTTACGGATGAGAATGCAGAGGAAGTGCGTAAGCAGCAGATTGTGAAGTCAGCAATAAGCACACTTTCATCATCAGAACTTGAGGCAATTAAGCATATATTCAAGGAACTTGATGGCGAGGAGGGTATTCTTGTCGCAAGTAAGATTGCAGACAAGGTAGGAATAACACGCTCGGTTATTGTTAATGCTCTCAGAAAGTTTGAGAGTGCGGGAGTGATTGAGTCAAGATCATCCGGCATGAAAGGAACATACATCAAGGTTATTAATGATGTTGTATTTGATGAGCTTAAGAAACTTGATTAA
- the topA gene encoding type I DNA topoisomerase has product MGKNLVIVESPAKVKTIKKFLGSNYEVCASNGHIRDLPKSQMGIDIENDFEPKYITIRGKGDILANLKKQVKKADKVYLATDPDREGEAISWHLSQALKLDDKHINRISFNEITKNAVKASIKEPRKIDMNLVNAQQSRRILDRMVGYKISPLLWAKVKRGLSAGRVQSVALRIICDREDEINSFIPEEYWTLDAVLNVKGEKKPVVAHFYGNADGRMDIKSAAEMDAVVAKLEKEQFAVESVKKGEKSKKAPLPFTTSTLQQEASKLLNFSTQKTMRLAQQLYEGVDIAGQGTIGIITYLRTDSTRVAEEAQVMAHDYIESKYGDKYLMQSDKKNGSKKKIQDAHEAIRPTDISLTPADVKESLSRDQFRLYQLIWKRFTASRMSDAVYETTAVRIKAGEYRFNVSASKLKFDGFMSVYKDEDDDVQTGNKLISGIDENSELKLDNLDKKQHFTQPPAHYTEASLVKTLEELGIGRPSTYAPTITTIIARRYVAKENKNLYVTELGEAVNNIMLKAFPTIVDVNFTATMEALLDSVEEGTVDWKTVIRNFYPDLDESVKAAEKELENVKIEDEVTDVVCDVCGRNMVIKYGPHGKFLACPGFPECRNTKPYLEKIGVACPKCGKEIVMRKTKKGRRYYGCEDNPECDFMSWQKPVAKKCPKCGGYMVEKGSKIACADENCGYVEQKPKYAE; this is encoded by the coding sequence ATGGGAAAAAATCTTGTTATAGTGGAGTCACCGGCTAAGGTTAAGACAATTAAGAAGTTCTTGGGAAGTAATTATGAGGTATGTGCATCTAACGGACATATAAGAGATCTTCCCAAGAGCCAGATGGGCATTGATATAGAGAATGATTTTGAGCCGAAGTACATCACTATCAGGGGAAAAGGGGACATTCTTGCTAACCTCAAGAAGCAGGTAAAGAAAGCAGATAAAGTATATCTTGCAACTGACCCCGACCGTGAGGGAGAAGCAATCTCATGGCATCTTTCCCAGGCACTGAAGTTAGATGATAAGCACATTAACAGAATCAGTTTTAATGAGATTACAAAGAATGCTGTTAAGGCATCAATTAAGGAACCACGCAAGATTGACATGAATCTTGTTAATGCACAGCAGTCAAGAAGAATTCTTGACAGAATGGTAGGCTATAAGATAAGTCCGCTTCTCTGGGCGAAGGTTAAGAGGGGATTGAGTGCGGGACGAGTACAGTCTGTCGCACTCAGAATAATATGTGACAGGGAAGACGAGATTAATTCATTTATTCCGGAAGAGTACTGGACGCTTGATGCAGTACTTAATGTAAAAGGTGAGAAGAAGCCGGTTGTTGCACATTTTTATGGTAATGCAGATGGCAGGATGGATATAAAAAGCGCCGCAGAAATGGATGCGGTTGTCGCAAAGCTTGAGAAGGAGCAGTTCGCTGTTGAGTCTGTGAAGAAGGGCGAGAAGTCAAAGAAGGCACCGCTTCCGTTTACAACAAGTACACTCCAGCAGGAAGCCTCCAAGCTGCTTAACTTTTCCACACAGAAGACGATGCGTCTTGCACAGCAGCTTTATGAAGGTGTTGATATTGCGGGGCAGGGAACAATCGGTATAATCACATATCTGCGTACGGATTCTACACGTGTAGCCGAAGAAGCCCAGGTAATGGCGCATGATTATATTGAATCAAAGTATGGCGACAAGTATCTTATGCAGAGTGACAAGAAGAACGGAAGCAAAAAGAAGATACAGGATGCACATGAGGCAATCCGTCCTACTGACATATCACTTACTCCGGCAGATGTTAAGGAATCTCTGTCAAGAGATCAGTTCAGGCTTTATCAGCTTATCTGGAAGAGATTTACTGCAAGCAGGATGAGCGATGCTGTATACGAAACAACGGCAGTCAGGATTAAGGCCGGTGAATACAGATTTAATGTTTCTGCATCCAAGCTTAAGTTTGATGGATTTATGTCTGTATACAAAGATGAAGATGATGATGTACAGACAGGTAATAAGCTTATAAGCGGTATAGATGAGAACTCAGAGCTCAAGCTTGATAATCTCGATAAGAAGCAGCATTTTACGCAGCCGCCGGCTCATTATACGGAGGCATCTCTTGTTAAGACACTTGAAGAACTTGGAATAGGACGTCCAAGTACTTATGCACCTACAATAACAACAATAATTGCAAGAAGATACGTTGCCAAGGAGAATAAGAACCTTTATGTGACAGAGCTTGGCGAAGCAGTCAACAACATAATGCTTAAGGCATTCCCTACTATTGTTGATGTTAATTTTACTGCCACTATGGAAGCACTTCTTGACAGTGTTGAAGAGGGAACAGTAGACTGGAAGACGGTAATACGTAATTTTTATCCGGATCTTGATGAATCGGTTAAGGCGGCCGAAAAAGAACTGGAGAACGTCAAGATAGAGGATGAGGTTACTGATGTTGTCTGTGATGTGTGTGGACGCAACATGGTTATCAAATACGGACCTCACGGTAAGTTCCTTGCGTGTCCGGGATTCCCTGAATGCCGTAATACAAAGCCATATCTTGAAAAAATAGGAGTTGCATGCCCTAAGTGCGGCAAAGAGATAGTAATGCGTAAGACTAAGAAGGGCCGCCGCTATTACGGATGTGAAGATAATCCGGAGTGCGATTTTATGTCATGGCAGAAGCCTGTTGCAAAGAAGTGCCCTAAGTGCGGCGGATACATGGTCGAAAAGGGAAGTAAGATAGCGTGCGCCGATGAAAATTGCGGCTATGTTGAACAGAAGCCGAAGTATGCGGAATAA
- the dprA gene encoding DNA-processing protein DprA, with translation MVDEEFCVYWLNNIRGIGNTKISELMAIFGSACGVYNAGEQELKDAMSGSNVRFSHGDFDNLIACRNAEWVRREYESLVAKQIAFTYPGRADYPVRLGMIYDAPHILYYKGHLPDAAPSVAIIGARACSAYGRQIAEMFGRELARAGVQIVSGLATGIDTFGQRASAEAGGRTFAVLGSGVDVCYPRSNIGLYADTMIHGGILSEYPPGTKPSAGNFPVRNRIISALADVVVVVEARRRSGTLITVDAALEQNKDIMAVPGRVGDVLSEGCNYLLKQGAHVVTQTRDILEILGINIINKKEKNNIVLASEEEKVYGSICLIPKSIDIIIEETHLTPLKVCEILLNLELKDMIEQVSHNYYVRKMCDNGD, from the coding sequence ATGGTTGATGAAGAATTCTGTGTATACTGGCTGAATAATATCAGGGGAATAGGTAACACCAAGATATCGGAACTTATGGCAATATTTGGAAGTGCCTGCGGAGTGTACAATGCCGGAGAGCAGGAGCTTAAGGATGCAATGTCGGGAAGTAATGTAAGATTTTCGCATGGTGATTTTGATAATCTTATTGCATGCAGGAATGCTGAATGGGTCAGAAGAGAGTATGAGAGTCTTGTGGCAAAGCAGATAGCGTTTACTTATCCCGGCAGGGCAGATTATCCTGTAAGACTTGGAATGATATATGATGCGCCTCATATTCTGTACTATAAGGGACATCTTCCGGATGCTGCTCCGAGTGTTGCCATAATTGGTGCAAGAGCATGTTCTGCATACGGAAGGCAGATTGCAGAGATGTTTGGGCGGGAGCTTGCCAGGGCGGGTGTACAGATTGTGAGCGGTCTTGCAACAGGGATTGATACGTTCGGACAGAGGGCATCGGCTGAAGCCGGAGGAAGAACATTTGCGGTTCTTGGAAGCGGAGTGGATGTCTGTTATCCGCGTAGTAATATAGGCTTATATGCAGATACAATGATTCATGGCGGTATATTATCTGAATATCCGCCAGGTACGAAGCCGTCAGCGGGGAATTTTCCGGTAAGAAACAGGATAATAAGTGCACTTGCCGATGTCGTTGTGGTTGTTGAGGCGCGCAGGCGGAGTGGGACACTTATAACCGTTGATGCTGCATTGGAACAGAATAAGGACATCATGGCAGTGCCGGGGCGTGTAGGGGATGTACTTAGTGAAGGCTGTAATTACCTGCTTAAGCAGGGAGCACATGTTGTTACACAGACGAGAGATATTCTGGAAATACTTGGAATTAATATTATTAATAAAAAAGAAAAAAATAATATTGTACTTGCAAGCGAGGAAGAAAAGGTGTATGGTAGTATCTGTTTAATTCCTAAAAGCATAGACATTATTATAGAAGAAACACATCTTACACCATTAAAGGTATGTGAGATATTGCTTAATCTTGAATTGAAGGATATGATTGAGCAGGTGTCACATAATTATTATGTGAGGAAGATGTGCGATAATGGGGATTAA
- a CDS encoding YifB family Mg chelatase-like AAA ATPase, whose product MFSRILCGNVRGVVPDIVAVEVDVQNGLPGFDMGGILAAEVRESKERVRVALKNSGLNPRPRRVTVNISPANMPKQGTGYDLAIAVGTLCAEDMFDSTSVNDMMIMGELSLDGSVRAVRGILPCVLEARRRGLKRCIIPSDNMPECRVVDGIDILGADSLKAVIDYLSGDYTALHKGEYVPYNSTAAEAGYDDYSDVCGQEAAVRASLIAAAGMHNILYMGAPGSGKTMMARRIAGILPGLTEEESLEVTQIYSIAGLLDSSEGLITQPPYRSPHHTITTVGLIGGGSRLSPGEITLAGHGVLFLDELTEFRSATLDAMRQPLEDGEVVIVRNSGTYRFPARFMLVAAMNPCKCGFYPDRSRCTCTEAQILNYRARISRPLLDRFDMCVHVSPVRHEAITLNNNSRGRSDSGNVWRGHNCVMSSEDMRERVIQARQIQGQRGVLNSQLTAGELERYCGLGSEERELAGRIWDKMGLTARGYYRILRVARTIADLEGSSSVRCPHIGEAVAYRNG is encoded by the coding sequence TTGTTTAGCAGGATTTTATGTGGGAATGTGAGAGGAGTTGTTCCTGATATTGTAGCGGTTGAGGTAGATGTGCAGAATGGTCTGCCGGGATTTGATATGGGAGGAATCCTGGCTGCTGAGGTCAGGGAGTCTAAGGAACGAGTAAGAGTTGCACTTAAGAATTCGGGGCTTAATCCGAGACCAAGGCGTGTGACAGTGAATATATCACCGGCTAATATGCCTAAGCAGGGGACAGGGTATGACCTTGCAATTGCTGTGGGAACATTGTGTGCGGAAGATATGTTTGACAGCACATCGGTTAATGACATGATGATTATGGGGGAGCTGAGTCTTGACGGTTCGGTGAGGGCAGTAAGAGGAATACTGCCATGCGTGCTGGAGGCAAGACGCAGAGGACTTAAGAGATGTATAATCCCATCTGATAATATGCCGGAGTGCAGAGTGGTTGATGGAATAGATATTCTTGGTGCGGATTCGCTGAAGGCTGTTATAGATTATCTTAGCGGAGATTACACGGCACTGCACAAGGGGGAATATGTTCCTTATAACAGTACGGCGGCGGAAGCAGGATATGATGATTATTCTGATGTATGCGGTCAGGAAGCCGCGGTCAGGGCATCTTTGATAGCAGCTGCCGGAATGCACAATATCCTGTATATGGGTGCTCCCGGAAGCGGTAAGACAATGATGGCAAGGAGAATTGCAGGGATTCTGCCGGGACTTACAGAGGAGGAGAGCCTTGAGGTTACTCAGATATACAGCATAGCCGGGCTGCTTGATTCATCAGAAGGACTTATAACTCAACCGCCTTACAGAAGTCCACACCATACGATAACAACAGTCGGACTGATAGGCGGCGGAAGCAGACTGTCTCCGGGAGAGATAACACTTGCGGGACATGGTGTTCTTTTTCTTGATGAACTGACGGAATTCAGAAGTGCCACACTTGACGCTATGCGGCAGCCGCTTGAGGACGGAGAGGTAGTTATTGTGCGTAATTCGGGAACGTACAGATTCCCGGCACGCTTTATGCTGGTTGCTGCGATGAATCCGTGTAAGTGCGGATTTTACCCTGACAGGAGCAGATGCACCTGTACGGAGGCACAGATCCTTAATTACAGGGCGAGGATAAGCCGCCCGCTGCTTGACAGATTTGATATGTGCGTGCATGTATCGCCTGTAAGGCACGAAGCGATAACACTTAATAATAACAGCCGGGGCAGGAGTGATTCCGGGAATGTATGGCGTGGACATAATTGTGTTATGAGTTCCGAAGATATGCGCGAAAGAGTAATACAGGCAAGACAGATTCAGGGACAAAGAGGAGTGCTTAATTCACAGCTTACGGCAGGAGAGCTTGAGAGATACTGCGGACTTGGAAGTGAGGAGAGGGAGCTTGCCGGAAGAATATGGGATAAGATGGGACTTACAGCCCGCGGATATTACAGGATATTAAGAGTGGCAAGAACGATTGCTGATCTGGAAGGAAGCAGCAGCGTAAGATGTCCACACATAGGAGAGGCGGTGGCATATCGCAATGGTTGA
- a CDS encoding DUF5057 domain-containing protein, protein MSRLGKKLKNIKLKKYCAALMALVTVVSAIGVGRMIQARADSYDSRDEIPTVVEFNDKYYTKDNPYVVLEVVPEICMGQFGYWVGGDSMPVKESDVRKLYAACGENADVKRQMGEAFSFSAAQLYGGQNYVNGHFICDEYGNLRDFEDRNVLAHMIFSDNDDTDMMTKFSDMTDKLVVKTVKASDLTYDDVKNANFVYLNPKTHDSSNLRAYQKMSEFCKQYNLGRATGLSQDYIWTSTSGTSTTLNISNDLALYLYMRNVNDNLAVVTDWSGIPADRTNGFYQFLMLELAISQEQFMEEYGAEDLINDENENRAGVFQYEGSGGTIETTKTSMTVKRHDGTVVEWGTEMFWRALHPTDGSAPQAPYFNATTTPEYVHNNFFTYHGTNVMDQSLKNKESIASPDWPTCDINKIDDLFGKHGYREVLRYIMGKYSLNDLMSTIEVIEIQPWGRNEFNNEAGADKILRTFGINGDYTVKSKSFDEGTGKGTYVINKKSKDFTINIRSMSVNAFNGLSDDIVSSVDLVIIGTYNPSDYVNTNYGRNAENNGTVITEDGAIVSTSKFGNKQTSGNDFTDKAYEKLYEYVKAGLPLLEMSDVYNAGSTIDRTKRDGSDSNIYKMSRVKLNERLNAEGKASSNITSEASDSTASDFKVKKMLTYPSRPRFTIVSPAAYDYDTNRAPQDVNSIRFTIRADSKIPAGSHIKLYIDSNADALYNEVSVRGKREVFADYDIPDTINSGSEYTITLNGAIPEKWFGYFKFKIEVTRAGFTEAQESSFALKAQETRTVKVLQIYNATAAETYEGTTTMNLKGSAFSDSFRAASSVTGMRLDVTPMKVYEFEDLMADDKNKDYLSQYSIVVVGFRDSYGKAGTPFRTQPAIDALNAYIDAGNSVLFTHDTMAYQASNSDYNEPIMTTNLTQPIGMKGPGIFTNSLISKVSGQYTAFNDVSKSGSTKDTTRVNKLNWGQVTEYPYKIDDSIQVETTHGQFYQLNLEHIPTYDLDGNEVAGAYNNDVTVWYTLGADGGSNARYFNNCGQDAVNNYYIYSKGNVTYTSAGHSKIESDGPEMQLFVNTLVRSIIVATTPPEVKILNGIEVEDNKYDIIGRSVKTAEDGTVSLDNTIPLKFKVTDEDIAAGDTFAKAKIYIDANDNGTYDAGETILKDYGRTLQNEMEYDEDLLVLATAAGVQTEVLNLYTSNRLKIGIEVMDSSKAVGQAFGLYIRRNYFELD, encoded by the coding sequence ATGTCCAGATTAGGTAAAAAGCTGAAGAATATCAAATTAAAAAAATATTGTGCAGCATTAATGGCACTTGTCACTGTTGTATCTGCAATCGGAGTAGGCAGAATGATACAGGCACGTGCTGACAGCTATGACAGCAGGGATGAGATTCCGACTGTTGTAGAATTCAATGATAAGTATTATACAAAGGATAATCCTTATGTAGTGCTTGAGGTTGTGCCTGAGATATGCATGGGACAGTTCGGATACTGGGTTGGCGGTGATTCAATGCCTGTCAAGGAAAGTGATGTGCGCAAGCTCTATGCAGCGTGTGGTGAGAATGCCGATGTAAAGAGACAGATGGGAGAGGCATTCAGTTTCAGTGCTGCGCAGCTCTATGGCGGACAGAATTATGTTAACGGACATTTTATATGTGACGAATATGGTAATCTGAGAGATTTTGAAGACCGTAACGTACTTGCACATATGATTTTCTCTGATAATGATGATACCGATATGATGACTAAGTTTTCGGATATGACCGATAAGCTTGTTGTTAAGACGGTTAAGGCATCAGACCTTACATATGATGATGTTAAGAATGCCAACTTTGTATATCTTAATCCCAAGACACATGATTCAAGCAACTTGAGGGCATACCAGAAGATGTCGGAGTTCTGTAAACAGTATAATCTCGGCAGGGCAACAGGTCTTTCACAGGACTATATCTGGACTTCAACAAGCGGAACATCAACTACGCTTAATATAAGTAATGACCTTGCGTTATATCTTTACATGCGCAATGTTAATGACAATCTTGCAGTTGTTACTGACTGGTCGGGTATTCCTGCTGACAGGACTAATGGCTTCTATCAGTTCCTTATGCTTGAGCTTGCAATATCACAGGAACAGTTCATGGAGGAATACGGAGCAGAGGATCTTATTAATGATGAGAATGAGAACCGTGCAGGTGTGTTCCAGTATGAAGGTTCAGGCGGTACGATTGAGACGACTAAGACCTCAATGACAGTTAAGCGCCATGACGGAACTGTTGTTGAATGGGGAACAGAGATGTTCTGGAGAGCGCTTCATCCAACAGACGGAAGTGCACCACAGGCACCTTATTTTAATGCAACAACAACACCTGAGTATGTTCATAATAACTTCTTTACATATCACGGAACTAATGTTATGGACCAGTCACTCAAGAACAAGGAAAGTATTGCCAGTCCTGACTGGCCGACATGTGATATTAATAAGATTGATGATTTGTTTGGCAAACATGGATACCGTGAAGTATTAAGATATATCATGGGTAAGTATTCACTGAATGACCTTATGAGTACAATCGAAGTTATAGAGATTCAGCCATGGGGCAGGAATGAGTTTAACAACGAAGCCGGCGCTGACAAGATTCTCAGGACATTCGGCATTAATGGTGATTACACAGTTAAGAGTAAGTCATTTGATGAAGGAACAGGCAAGGGAACTTATGTTATTAATAAGAAGTCAAAGGACTTCACAATTAACATCAGGTCAATGTCAGTCAATGCGTTTAATGGCCTGAGCGATGATATTGTGTCAAGCGTAGATCTTGTTATCATCGGAACATACAATCCGTCTGATTACGTTAATACTAACTACGGCAGAAATGCAGAGAATAACGGAACTGTCATAACAGAGGATGGTGCAATAGTTTCTACAAGTAAGTTCGGTAATAAGCAGACATCAGGTAATGACTTTACCGATAAGGCGTATGAGAAGCTTTATGAATATGTTAAGGCAGGGCTTCCGCTTCTCGAGATGTCAGATGTATACAATGCCGGAAGCACAATTGATAGGACTAAGAGGGATGGCTCGGATTCTAACATTTATAAGATGAGCAGGGTTAAGCTTAATGAAAGACTTAACGCCGAGGGTAAGGCAAGCAGCAATATTACATCCGAGGCTTCTGATTCAACTGCTTCAGACTTCAAGGTTAAGAAGATGCTTACGTATCCTTCAAGACCGAGATTTACAATAGTTTCACCGGCAGCGTACGATTATGACACTAACCGCGCACCGCAGGATGTTAATAGTATCAGGTTTACAATCAGGGCTGACAGCAAGATTCCGGCAGGAAGTCATATTAAGCTCTACATTGACAGTAATGCCGATGCTCTTTACAATGAAGTTTCCGTAAGAGGAAAGAGAGAGGTATTTGCGGATTATGATATACCTGACACGATAAACAGCGGAAGTGAGTACACTATTACACTTAACGGTGCTATTCCTGAAAAATGGTTTGGTTACTTTAAGTTCAAGATTGAGGTGACAAGAGCCGGATTTACTGAGGCTCAGGAAAGCTCCTTCGCACTGAAGGCTCAGGAGACAAGGACAGTTAAGGTTCTGCAGATATATAATGCAACAGCTGCAGAGACATATGAAGGCACGACAACCATGAACCTTAAGGGCAGTGCATTCTCCGATTCATTCAGAGCAGCAAGCAGTGTAACGGGAATGAGGCTTGATGTAACTCCTATGAAGGTGTATGAGTTTGAGGATCTTATGGCAGATGATAAGAATAAGGATTATCTGTCACAGTATTCAATCGTAGTAGTTGGTTTCCGTGATTCATATGGCAAGGCAGGAACACCTTTCAGGACACAGCCGGCGATAGATGCCCTTAATGCATACATAGATGCAGGTAACTCGGTATTGTTCACGCATGATACAATGGCTTATCAGGCATCTAACAGTGATTATAATGAGCCTATCATGACTACGAATCTCACGCAGCCTATCGGTATGAAAGGACCGGGAATATTCACCAACAGTCTTATATCCAAGGTTAGCGGTCAATATACGGCATTCAATGATGTAAGTAAGAGTGGAAGCACTAAGGATACTACGCGGGTTAATAAGCTTAACTGGGGGCAGGTAACAGAATATCCGTACAAGATAGATGATTCTATCCAGGTAGAGACAACGCACGGACAGTTCTACCAGCTCAATCTTGAGCATATCCCTACGTACGATCTGGATGGTAATGAAGTTGCCGGTGCATATAATAATGATGTTACTGTATGGTATACCCTTGGAGCTGACGGCGGAAGTAATGCCAGATACTTCAATAACTGCGGTCAGGATGCAGTTAACAATTACTACATCTATTCAAAGGGTAATGTGACATATACCAGTGCGGGACACAGTAAGATTGAATCTGACGGACCGGAGATGCAGCTGTTCGTTAATACGCTTGTGCGTTCGATAATCGTAGCTACAACACCTCCTGAGGTTAAGATACTTAACGGTATCGAGGTTGAGGATAATAAGTATGATATTATCGGACGCTCAGTGAAGACAGCAGAGGATGGAACGGTATCACTGGATAATACAATCCCTCTTAAGTTCAAGGTTACTGATGAAGATATTGCAGCAGGTGATACATTTGCAAAGGCTAAGATATATATTGATGCCAATGACAATGGCACATATGATGCAGGCGAGACAATTCTTAAGGATTATGGCAGAACTCTCCAGAATGAGATGGAGTATGATGAAGACCTTCTTGTGCTTGCAACGGCAGCAGGTGTACAGACAGAGGTACTTAATCTGTATACATCCAACCGGCTTAAGATAGGAATTGAGGTAATGGATTCTTCAAAGGCTGTAGGTCAGGCGTTTGGATTGTATATAAGACGTAATTATTTTGAACTTGACTAA
- a CDS encoding prepilin-type N-terminal cleavage/methylation domain-containing protein, with translation MRMIRKCYKGNNKGISLVELLISLAVGAIVMSALTLLVSQGIKQYNKTTIMTQLQEDANIALNNISDSIMEGNYLVISNSRPAATFQTQDVAHDGKNVIYMVRDHCLYLGDNTANMDTMGILCKNVDEMKIEIVQSSLKTELAEREGTMQHKVVGINNPVQIKVTLTLELNGYTRSVSRVTSVRNLLDLDEMTMQGFRFDNAPFLEQFAEYIVND, from the coding sequence ATGAGGATGATTAGAAAATGTTATAAGGGTAATAACAAGGGTATATCGCTGGTTGAACTTCTGATATCACTTGCAGTCGGTGCAATAGTTATGTCTGCACTTACACTGCTTGTTTCACAGGGAATCAAGCAATATAATAAGACAACGATAATGACACAGCTTCAGGAAGATGCCAACATTGCGCTGAACAACATCAGTGATTCCATCATGGAAGGTAACTATCTTGTTATTTCCAATTCAAGACCTGCTGCAACATTCCAGACACAGGACGTTGCTCATGACGGAAAAAATGTAATATATATGGTCAGGGATCATTGTCTGTATCTTGGTGATAATACCGCCAATATGGATACAATGGGTATCCTCTGCAAGAATGTGGATGAGATGAAGATTGAGATTGTCCAGTCGAGTCTTAAGACAGAGCTTGCGGAACGTGAAGGAACCATGCAGCATAAGGTTGTCGGGATTAATAATCCGGTTCAGATTAAGGTTACACTTACTTTGGAACTTAACGGGTATACAAGATCTGTATCAAGAGTTACATCCGTAAGAAATCTTCTCGACCTTGACGAGATGACAATGCAGGGATTCAGATTCGATAATGCCCCGTTCCTTGAGCAGTTTGCGGAGTACATTGTAAATGATTAA
- a CDS encoding prepilin-type N-terminal cleavage/methylation domain-containing protein, whose product MTCRKSKGKLRDNNKGVTFIELVVVVAILAIMAASATYGITMLVSADAKKASKNLYQAVSELRNDTLSQTGEWWGELKRTSGNGQYTFTIYRRDTDGNVVEKDKQQLGSKLTISVTGNGTTTVTDTDSVLVYFKPGSGTVDKVVSGVTNASMLDSTSIKFTFNIASNNGLTYKLILWTNTGKIATE is encoded by the coding sequence ATGACTTGTAGGAAAAGTAAGGGAAAATTGAGAGATAACAACAAAGGCGTAACATTTATTGAGTTAGTGGTTGTTGTCGCAATTCTTGCAATTATGGCTGCGAGTGCCACGTATGGGATTACAATGCTTGTAAGTGCGGATGCCAAGAAGGCTTCAAAGAATCTCTATCAGGCAGTGTCAGAGCTGCGTAATGATACATTGTCGCAGACAGGTGAATGGTGGGGAGAACTTAAAAGAACGTCAGGAAACGGACAGTATACATTTACGATATACCGAAGGGATACTGATGGCAATGTTGTTGAAAAAGATAAACAGCAGCTTGGCTCCAAGTTAACAATCAGTGTTACGGGGAATGGCACAACGACTGTGACGGATACGGATTCGGTGCTCGTATATTTTAAGCCGGGCAGCGGCACGGTTGACAAGGTTGTCAGCGGCGTAACTAACGCAAGCATGCTTGACTCAACATCCATTAAGTTTACGTTTAACATTGCTTCAAACAATGGTCTTACATACAAACTGATATTGTGGACGAATACAGGTAAGATTGCCACTGAGTAA